In the genome of Pogona vitticeps strain Pit_001003342236 chromosome 13, PviZW2.1, whole genome shotgun sequence, the window TTGTATTCGCCGCCGAGGTGGATGCCCAGCACCACGTGGAAGCATTTGGTCAGCaactgcatggggggggcaggggggggagagagcgagagcaggAGGACCGGTCAGTGGGCAGCAGAGGCGGgagggcggggtgtgtgtgtgtgagagagagcaagcTCGTGGAGGAAGGGCCCCGCGCGGAGGTGGAGCCCCCACCCAACGGGGGAAGggtcgccccctccctccctctctccctccctccgatCCCGGCCCGGGGGCCGCCCCCTCGGGCTTGCCTTGAAGTTGACGGGGTCCACGCGGAGGTTGTAGGCGTGCAGGTCGCTGAGGTCGGCCAGGGTGCCGCGGATGTTGTCCAGGTTCTGGACGGCGCTGTCCAGCGCCTTGACCACCTTCTGTCCGTGGTGCTGCACGTCCTTGGAGTGCGGGCTCAGGTCGAAGTGCGGGAAGTAGGTCTTGGTTTGCGGGTAGGCGCAGAACAtcctgcgggggtggggggaaggaaggaaaaggaaaggaaagaaacccGGTCAGAGGGAGCTCGGAGGAGCCGGGAAGGGGTTCTTCTCTCCTGGGCGcgaccccgccgccgccgccgcccccgcccgcccgcccgcccgccccgtcGCGGGCAGTACCT includes:
- the LOC140702511 gene encoding hemoglobin subunit alpha-D — protein: MVLSAEECQLIQTTWAKLGPHLDKLGGEALCRMFCAYPQTKTYFPHFDLSPHSKDVQHHGQKVVKALDSAVQNLDNIRGTLADLSDLHAYNLRVDPVNFKLLTKCFHVVLGIHLGGEYNALAHLAWDKFFYCVADVLCEKYR